The Streptomyces sp. Je 1-332 genome has a window encoding:
- a CDS encoding acyltransferase family protein, protein MSEPVRAMNRSGALRTPLPAARRVPPKAPAARSVAPEPPVKRRDSFFDNAKYLAIVLVAMGHAWEPLRGDSRAAAALYITVYTFHMPAFIVISGYFSRSFDASPGRLKRLVTGIAVPYVIFEVAYTFFKRWAGDDPTYPISLLDPWYLTWFLVALFVWRLTTPLWKVVRWPLPTALAIAVLASVSPDIGDDLDLQRVLQFLPFFVLGLCLKPEHFRIVRRREARLLALPVFAGALLFAYWAAPRMNAAWFYRRDSAQELAAPGWSGGVMTLAMFGCSAVLVACFFAWVPGRRLWFTALGAGTLYGYLLHGFLAKGSRFWDWYDLDWLHTPLGEITVTLGAATLITVLCTPPVQRLFRFAMEPDMEWAFKKDAKAVARGRGAHRRR, encoded by the coding sequence GTGAGTGAGCCGGTCCGCGCGATGAACAGGAGCGGGGCGCTGCGGACGCCGCTGCCCGCGGCACGCAGGGTGCCTCCCAAGGCACCGGCGGCCCGCAGCGTGGCGCCCGAGCCTCCCGTCAAACGCCGGGACTCGTTCTTCGACAACGCCAAGTACCTGGCGATCGTGCTGGTCGCCATGGGCCACGCGTGGGAGCCGCTGCGCGGCGACAGCCGGGCGGCGGCCGCGCTCTACATCACCGTCTACACCTTCCACATGCCGGCGTTCATCGTCATCTCCGGCTATTTCTCACGGAGTTTCGACGCGAGCCCCGGCCGCCTCAAGCGCCTGGTGACGGGCATCGCGGTGCCCTACGTCATCTTCGAGGTCGCGTACACCTTCTTCAAGCGCTGGGCGGGCGACGACCCGACGTACCCGATCAGTCTCCTCGACCCCTGGTACCTCACGTGGTTCCTGGTCGCGCTCTTCGTCTGGCGGCTCACCACCCCGCTCTGGAAGGTGGTGCGATGGCCCCTGCCGACAGCGCTCGCCATCGCCGTGCTGGCCTCGGTGTCGCCGGACATCGGCGACGACCTCGACCTGCAACGAGTCCTTCAGTTCCTGCCGTTCTTCGTCCTCGGCCTGTGCCTGAAGCCCGAACACTTCCGGATCGTGCGCCGCCGGGAGGCCCGGCTCCTCGCGCTGCCCGTCTTCGCGGGCGCCCTGCTGTTCGCGTACTGGGCGGCGCCGCGGATGAACGCGGCGTGGTTCTACCGCAGGGACAGCGCACAGGAGTTGGCGGCGCCCGGCTGGTCCGGGGGCGTGATGACCCTCGCGATGTTCGGCTGCTCGGCGGTCCTCGTCGCGTGCTTCTTCGCCTGGGTTCCGGGCCGCAGGCTGTGGTTCACCGCGCTGGGCGCGGGCACTCTCTACGGCTATCTGCTGCACGGGTTCCTGGCCAAGGGCTCCCGCTTCTGGGACTGGTACGACCTCGACTGGCTGCACACACCGCTCGGCGAGATCACCGTCACGCTCGGCGCGGCGACCCTCATCACGGTGCTCTGCACGCCTCCGGTGCAGCGCCTCTTCCGGTTCGCGATGGAACCCGACATGGAGTGGGCGTTCAAAAAGGACGCGAAGGCCGTGGCCCGCGGCCGTGGAGCTCACCGGCGGCGCTGA
- a CDS encoding holin, with product MWTAGFWKATAERALRTFAQSLAAVLVAGATTLLDVEWKAALATAGMATLLAVLTAVGAANAGARGPGITETPAPRSRQVTP from the coding sequence ATGTGGACCGCTGGATTCTGGAAGGCCACCGCGGAGCGCGCGCTCCGTACCTTCGCTCAGTCGCTCGCCGCCGTCCTGGTCGCAGGGGCGACCACCCTCCTGGACGTCGAATGGAAGGCGGCGCTGGCCACCGCGGGGATGGCGACGCTGCTCGCGGTGCTCACGGCGGTCGGTGCCGCGAACGCCGGGGCGCGCGGCCCCGGCATCACGGAGACGCCCGCCCCTCGAAGCCGCCAGGTCACGCCCTAG
- the abc-f gene encoding ribosomal protection-like ABC-F family protein codes for MSQLVLRDVSYGYPERPVLERVSLSVRPGEKACVIGENGSGKSTLLRLMAGEFAPADGEVAVVSDGGTGYLAQTLRLPPHATVQDAVDDALAELRDLERRIHEAEESLGAAGPAELAAYGDLVAAFEARDGYRADARVEAALHGLGVPHLERSRTLGSLSGGEAARLALACVLAPQPELLLLDEPTNHLDDQALGWLEERLRAHRGTVVAVTHDRVFLDRVAEVIVEVDGDRGSVARFGGGWHGYLEQRATARRRWEERYREWSEEIARQERLADSGSDRLATGWRMSDSPRFAGHQRSVEGQLSGIVRNARERLRRLRADPVPRPPDPLHFTAGAGLEGGDHPFVRPVSLTDVAVGERLSVSHLLLDPGSRTLVTGVNGAGKSTLLAVLAGALTPERGEVQLPARVGYLPQEIEYITHEDTARPLLDAFAAGLAGLPEDHAQALLSLGLFREEDLAVPVKGLSVGQRRRLALARLVTRPADLLLLDEPTNHLSPALVEELDEALAGYRGTLVVVSHDRRLRERFRGDRISVDSGVLVSS; via the coding sequence GTGAGTCAGCTCGTCCTGCGCGACGTGTCGTACGGATATCCGGAGCGGCCCGTACTCGAACGGGTCTCCCTGTCGGTGCGCCCCGGCGAGAAGGCGTGCGTCATCGGTGAGAACGGCTCGGGCAAGTCGACGTTGCTGCGCCTGATGGCGGGCGAGTTCGCGCCCGCCGACGGCGAGGTGGCCGTCGTCTCGGACGGCGGCACGGGCTATCTCGCGCAGACGCTGCGCCTTCCACCGCACGCCACCGTGCAGGACGCGGTGGACGACGCGCTCGCCGAACTGCGGGATCTGGAGCGGCGGATCCACGAGGCCGAGGAGTCGCTCGGCGCCGCGGGTCCTGCCGAACTCGCCGCGTACGGGGACCTCGTCGCCGCCTTCGAGGCGCGTGACGGTTATCGGGCCGACGCGCGCGTCGAAGCCGCCCTGCACGGCCTCGGCGTCCCGCACCTGGAGCGTTCGCGCACGCTCGGCTCGCTGTCCGGCGGGGAGGCGGCGCGCCTCGCGCTCGCCTGCGTCCTGGCTCCGCAGCCCGAGCTGCTCCTCCTGGACGAGCCGACGAACCACCTGGACGACCAGGCGCTCGGCTGGCTCGAGGAGCGGCTGCGCGCCCACCGGGGCACGGTCGTCGCCGTCACCCATGACCGGGTCTTCCTCGACCGCGTCGCCGAGGTGATCGTCGAGGTCGACGGCGACCGCGGGTCCGTGGCCCGCTTCGGCGGCGGCTGGCACGGCTACCTCGAACAGCGCGCCACGGCACGCCGTCGCTGGGAGGAGCGCTACCGGGAGTGGAGCGAGGAGATCGCGCGCCAGGAACGGCTCGCGGACAGCGGCTCCGACCGGCTGGCGACGGGCTGGCGGATGAGCGACAGCCCCCGCTTCGCGGGCCACCAGCGGTCGGTCGAGGGCCAGCTCTCCGGCATCGTGCGCAACGCGCGCGAGCGCCTGCGCAGGCTGCGCGCTGACCCGGTGCCGCGCCCGCCCGACCCCCTCCACTTCACGGCCGGTGCAGGCCTGGAGGGCGGCGACCATCCCTTCGTACGCCCGGTCTCGCTGACGGACGTCGCGGTGGGCGAGCGCCTCTCCGTGTCCCACCTGCTCCTCGATCCGGGCTCACGCACGCTGGTGACCGGGGTGAACGGCGCGGGCAAGTCGACGTTGCTCGCCGTCCTGGCCGGAGCGCTCACCCCGGAACGCGGGGAGGTCCAACTACCGGCCCGCGTCGGCTACTTGCCGCAGGAGATCGAGTACATCACGCACGAGGACACGGCGCGCCCGCTGCTCGACGCGTTCGCGGCGGGCCTCGCGGGCCTGCCCGAGGACCACGCCCAGGCCCTCCTCTCCCTCGGCCTCTTCCGCGAGGAGGACCTGGCCGTGCCGGTCAAGGGGCTCTCCGTGGGTCAGCGCCGCCGTCTGGCGCTCGCCCGCCTGGTGACGCGCCCGGCCGACCTCCTCCTGCTCGACGAGCCGACGAACCACCTCTCCCCCGCGCTGGTCGAGGAACTCGACGAGGCACTGGCGGGCTACCGGGGCACGCTGGTCGTGGTGTCGCACGACCGAAGGCTCCGGGAGCGTTTCCGGGGCGACCGGATCTCGGTGGACTCCGGGGTGCTGGTCAGCTCCTAG
- a CDS encoding hemolysin family protein, which yields MTAIQLLIGLATLVVNAFFVGAEFALISVRRSQIEPYAEDGDRRAKSVLWGLRHVSALLAAAQLGITLCTLVLGIVAEPAIAHLLEPLFDGVGVPHGLVHPISFVIALALATYLHMLLGEMIPKNISLAEPVRTALLLGPPLVAIARALRPVIFAINAFANGLLKLLRVEAKDEVSASFSDDELARMVKDSGDAGLLDDRAQERLHDALELGRRPVRDVVLPLESVVYARVGVTPEELERLSAESGFSRFPVVDDGRRIVGYLHVKDALDRMPRDLPFRVPDMRKIAQVRETTPLDDVLTAMRGSRTHVAAVLGSDGRLAGMVTMEDVLRELFGQPV from the coding sequence ATGACCGCCATCCAGTTGCTGATCGGCCTGGCGACCCTCGTCGTCAACGCCTTCTTCGTCGGCGCCGAGTTCGCCCTCATCTCCGTACGAAGGAGCCAGATCGAGCCGTACGCCGAGGACGGCGACCGGCGTGCCAAGAGCGTGCTGTGGGGTCTGCGACACGTCTCCGCGCTGCTCGCGGCGGCGCAGCTCGGCATCACGCTGTGCACGCTGGTGCTCGGCATCGTCGCCGAGCCCGCCATCGCGCACCTCCTGGAGCCGCTGTTCGACGGGGTGGGGGTGCCGCACGGCCTGGTCCACCCGATCTCCTTCGTCATCGCCCTGGCGCTCGCGACGTATCTGCACATGCTGCTCGGCGAGATGATCCCCAAGAACATCTCGCTGGCCGAGCCGGTGCGCACGGCTCTGCTGCTCGGCCCGCCGCTGGTCGCGATCGCCCGGGCACTGCGCCCGGTCATCTTCGCGATCAACGCCTTCGCCAACGGCCTTCTGAAGCTGCTCAGGGTCGAGGCGAAGGACGAGGTGAGCGCGTCGTTCTCGGACGACGAGCTCGCCCGGATGGTCAAGGACTCCGGTGACGCCGGCCTGCTCGACGACCGCGCCCAGGAGCGGCTGCACGACGCCCTGGAGCTCGGCCGCCGCCCCGTCAGGGATGTGGTGCTCCCGCTGGAGAGCGTGGTCTACGCCCGCGTGGGTGTGACGCCCGAGGAGCTGGAGCGGCTTTCGGCGGAGTCCGGTTTCTCGCGTTTCCCCGTCGTGGACGACGGCCGTCGCATCGTCGGCTATCTCCACGTCAAGGACGCGCTCGACCGGATGCCGCGCGACCTGCCCTTCCGGGTGCCGGACATGCGCAAGATCGCCCAGGTCCGTGAGACCACGCCGCTCGACGACGTGCTGACCGCGATGCGCGGCAGCCGCACCCATGTTGCGGCGGTGCTCGGCTCCGACGGCAGGCTGGCCGGCATGGTCACGATGGAGGACGTCCTGCGGGAGCTGTTCGGTCAGCCCGTGTGA
- a CDS encoding hemolysin family protein, which translates to MTEVLLLLVAVLLSLACGVFVAAEFSLTTVERSELERAAERGERGAAGALKAVKNLTFQLSGAQLGITVTNLVVGMLSESSIAKLISGPLRAIGIPSSASSSIALVIGTALSTVFLMVVGELVPKNWAISSPLAVAKRVATPQRLFSALFRPFIAHLNNTANRSVRRFGIEPTEELASARSPKELVALARHSAKEGSLEADTAELFVRTLNLADLSAENVMTPRVQVMALDVQATCEDVANATRATGLSRFPVYRGNLDSVVGVAHIKDVLAIPAERRARFPVAELMREPLLVPESLTVDRLLDRLSGKRTMAVVIDEYGGTAGVATLEDIVEEVVGEVRDEHDPHETPDIAPDGTDGEGRTRYSADGSARTDQLARVGLRAPEGPYETLAGLVATELGRIPADGDSLEVGGWRLDVVDARGRRAARVLLHAPLHDDHQEEER; encoded by the coding sequence ATGACCGAAGTGCTCCTGCTCCTCGTGGCGGTGCTGCTCTCGCTCGCCTGTGGCGTCTTCGTCGCGGCCGAGTTCTCCCTCACGACGGTCGAGCGCAGCGAACTGGAGCGAGCCGCCGAACGCGGCGAGCGCGGTGCCGCCGGCGCCCTCAAGGCGGTCAAGAACCTCACCTTCCAGCTCTCCGGCGCCCAGCTGGGCATCACCGTCACCAACCTGGTCGTCGGCATGCTCTCCGAGTCCTCGATCGCCAAGCTGATCTCGGGCCCGCTGCGCGCCATAGGCATCCCGTCGTCGGCGTCCTCGTCGATCGCCCTGGTCATCGGCACAGCCCTGTCGACGGTCTTCCTGATGGTCGTCGGTGAGCTGGTCCCCAAGAACTGGGCGATCTCCTCCCCGCTGGCCGTCGCCAAACGGGTGGCGACCCCGCAGCGCCTGTTCAGCGCCCTGTTCCGCCCGTTCATCGCGCATCTGAACAACACCGCGAACCGCTCCGTACGCCGCTTCGGCATCGAGCCCACCGAGGAGCTCGCCTCCGCGCGCAGCCCCAAGGAGCTGGTGGCTCTCGCCCGCCACTCCGCCAAGGAGGGCTCGCTGGAGGCGGACACCGCGGAGCTGTTCGTCCGCACCCTGAACCTCGCCGACCTCTCCGCGGAGAACGTGATGACGCCGCGGGTCCAGGTCATGGCCCTCGACGTGCAGGCCACCTGCGAGGACGTCGCGAACGCCACCCGGGCGACCGGCCTTTCCCGCTTTCCCGTCTACCGCGGCAACCTCGACTCGGTCGTCGGCGTCGCGCACATCAAGGACGTCCTGGCCATACCGGCCGAGCGCCGCGCGCGCTTCCCGGTCGCCGAGCTGATGCGCGAGCCCCTCCTCGTACCGGAGTCGCTGACCGTCGACCGTCTGCTCGACCGGCTCTCCGGCAAGCGCACGATGGCCGTGGTCATCGACGAGTACGGCGGCACGGCCGGCGTCGCGACCCTGGAGGACATCGTCGAGGAGGTCGTCGGCGAGGTGCGGGACGAGCACGACCCGCACGAGACGCCCGACATCGCCCCCGACGGCACGGACGGCGAAGGCCGCACGCGGTACTCCGCCGACGGCTCGGCCCGCACCGACCAGCTGGCCCGCGTCGGCCTGCGCGCGCCGGAGGGGCCCTACGAGACGCTCGCCGGACTCGTCGCGACCGAGCTCGGCCGTATCCCCGCCGATGGCGACAGCCTGGAGGTGGGCGGCTGGCGGCTGGACGTCGTGGACGCGCGCGGCCGCCGCGCGGCACGCGTCCTGCTGCACGCGCCCCTGCACGACGACCACCAGGAGGAGGAGCGATGA
- a CDS encoding GNAT family N-acetyltransferase — protein sequence MSDLHIRPATPSDIDTVLRFWGEAAEGTSISDDHDGVARLIARDPEALLLAERDALVVGTAIAGFDGWRCHLYRLAVHPDHRRQGIGSALLDAAEERFVGLGGRRGDAMVLNHNEQAHHTWHAAGYAPEPQWSRWVKPFQRA from the coding sequence ATGAGCGACCTTCACATCCGCCCCGCGACCCCTTCGGACATCGACACCGTGCTGCGGTTCTGGGGCGAAGCCGCCGAGGGAACGAGCATCAGCGACGACCATGACGGGGTGGCGCGCCTCATCGCGCGAGACCCCGAGGCCCTGCTGCTCGCGGAGCGCGACGCCCTCGTCGTCGGCACCGCGATAGCCGGCTTCGACGGCTGGCGCTGTCACCTCTACCGGCTCGCCGTGCACCCGGACCACCGCCGCCAGGGCATCGGCTCGGCGCTGCTCGACGCGGCCGAGGAGCGTTTCGTGGGCCTCGGCGGGCGGCGCGGCGACGCCATGGTCCTGAACCACAACGAACAGGCCCATCACACCTGGCACGCCGCTGGCTACGCGCCCGAGCCGCAGTGGAGCCGCTGGGTCAAGCCGTTTCAGCGGGCCTGA
- a CDS encoding PQQ-binding-like beta-propeller repeat protein, producing the protein MVNRESEPVHQPVPGNPYVVQPAPPAGPLRRLGLALAAVAVALALVGVGFYAVTRADGDGDGGGSREPVAGQTRQSPDGDGKSAGPDQGDDAKDDGSAAVIDVNAGRKPGEARAWLAMNDLELPGKGAQLHDLWHVPGVVAQAEYNEVTGYRTADGSKAWSVVLPGTVCDTPVNPTPDGKVVVAYTKRKSEQNASCDQLRMIDLKTGEKGWHKELVDGGFWDSTSSTHVAITGSTVLVDQYATMRAYRISDGKRLYTTEREREGGCSLDGVAGGARLLQVESCQPGSPNTHGRLKKLDPRTGDVEWSYRTKRGWSIHKVYSVDPVVVTVRNREELDKWAVVAVDDKGDQRSWISLDKGPQEFEMCAGAGDSGEGVQNCPGGAVDADTLYLASESKDDLIGPNKIVAYDLRSGKSKWSGSVGGRNIVPVTVVGGDRPGLIAYARPRGGKSGQTVRFGRGGGKPDVLLRHTSPAQTMEVAMFAGNILYADKRFFVTPTLLEGKSHGGKGEEGDARILSFAR; encoded by the coding sequence ATGGTCAATCGTGAGTCCGAGCCGGTGCATCAGCCCGTGCCCGGCAACCCCTACGTCGTCCAGCCGGCGCCGCCGGCCGGTCCCTTGCGAAGGCTCGGCCTCGCCCTCGCGGCCGTCGCCGTCGCCCTGGCCCTGGTCGGTGTGGGCTTCTACGCCGTCACGCGAGCGGACGGGGACGGGGACGGCGGCGGTTCCCGTGAGCCTGTCGCCGGACAGACGCGGCAGTCGCCGGACGGCGACGGGAAGTCGGCGGGCCCGGACCAGGGGGACGACGCCAAGGACGACGGGTCGGCCGCCGTGATCGACGTCAACGCGGGGCGCAAGCCCGGTGAGGCCAGGGCATGGCTCGCGATGAACGACCTCGAGCTGCCGGGCAAGGGCGCGCAGCTCCACGACCTCTGGCATGTGCCCGGCGTCGTGGCCCAGGCCGAGTACAACGAGGTCACCGGCTACCGCACCGCCGACGGCTCGAAGGCATGGTCGGTGGTGCTGCCCGGCACGGTGTGCGACACGCCGGTGAACCCCACGCCGGACGGCAAGGTCGTGGTGGCGTACACGAAGAGGAAGTCCGAGCAGAACGCGTCGTGCGACCAGCTGCGGATGATCGACCTGAAGACCGGTGAGAAGGGCTGGCACAAGGAACTCGTCGACGGCGGCTTCTGGGACTCCACCAGCTCGACCCACGTCGCCATCACGGGCAGCACCGTCCTGGTCGACCAGTACGCCACCATGCGCGCCTATCGGATCAGTGACGGCAAGCGGCTCTACACGACCGAAAGGGAGCGGGAGGGCGGCTGCTCCCTCGACGGCGTCGCGGGCGGCGCGCGGCTGCTCCAGGTGGAGTCGTGTCAGCCGGGAAGCCCGAACACGCACGGCAGGCTCAAGAAGCTCGACCCCCGCACCGGCGACGTCGAGTGGAGCTACCGGACGAAGAGGGGCTGGAGCATCCACAAGGTCTACTCCGTCGACCCCGTCGTGGTCACCGTCAGGAACCGCGAGGAGTTGGACAAGTGGGCCGTGGTCGCCGTCGACGACAAGGGTGATCAGCGCTCCTGGATCAGTCTCGACAAGGGCCCGCAGGAGTTCGAGATGTGCGCGGGGGCCGGGGACTCGGGCGAGGGCGTGCAGAACTGTCCAGGGGGAGCTGTCGACGCGGACACGCTCTATCTGGCGAGCGAATCCAAGGACGACCTCATCGGACCGAACAAGATCGTTGCCTACGACCTCCGTTCGGGGAAGTCCAAGTGGTCCGGATCGGTCGGCGGGCGGAACATCGTGCCCGTCACCGTGGTCGGAGGCGACAGGCCCGGGTTGATCGCGTACGCGCGGCCGCGGGGCGGCAAGAGCGGGCAGACCGTGCGGTTCGGCCGCGGCGGCGGCAAGCCGGACGTGCTGCTGCGGCACACCTCACCGGCCCAGACCATGGAGGTCGCGATGTTCGCCGGCAACATCCTGTACGCCGACAAGCGGTTCTTCGTGACCCCCACGCTCCTGGAGGGCAAGAGTCACGGCGGCAAGGGCGAGGAAGGCGACGCCCGCATCCTCTCCTTCGCCCGGTGA
- a CDS encoding PQQ-binding-like beta-propeller repeat protein produces MTQPPPEQPPQQPQGPLPPQGAFGPPPQGSFGPPVAPPPSGFGPHQVYQPIPASGRPPGSGGRRPGRRTAIVVSVVTAIALIVGGGVWYVTSAGDGSKDKTAAKPGGDGAKPPYEKPEEKAPKDPEAFFTTKALQPKLPKGETTWRTQGSWLTDKVYAKSSVAAIVGVDATSGKGLWRLPKPGQSCAGSPNLGKGNIAVVVTGAKVHDDRGFKDACTEVTAFDVDTGDKLWTKSITVGYEKKKTEFDQVTISGDTVAVGGLYGGAAFDLRSGDVRWEPKQGEECRDVGYGGGERLVAVRSCGDYGSQRFQIQLLDPATGKSKWTHKLPAGVRSPNLVSTKPVVVALDSGEITASGATDVFPLDEKGNRRTRIALTDGKYLHNCGRVHVAEDCRAIAAGNGKLYVATEKREGAKEFSSTNDIVVFSLATGKTTGERVEGGDSSPIFPIRMDGGNVLVYKSGFKPQVVSLDGRNLKKETVLLAGTGSAALSPLISEMRFYRNKLFVSSDLLGQPSSDKKEIMMFGFAAK; encoded by the coding sequence ATGACGCAGCCGCCCCCCGAACAGCCCCCGCAGCAGCCGCAGGGCCCGTTGCCTCCGCAGGGCGCCTTCGGCCCGCCCCCGCAAGGCAGCTTCGGCCCGCCGGTCGCTCCGCCGCCCAGCGGCTTCGGCCCGCATCAGGTCTACCAGCCGATACCGGCGTCCGGCCGGCCGCCGGGCTCGGGCGGCAGACGGCCGGGTCGTCGTACCGCGATCGTCGTCTCCGTCGTCACCGCGATCGCCCTGATCGTCGGCGGCGGCGTCTGGTACGTGACATCGGCGGGCGACGGCTCGAAGGACAAGACGGCGGCCAAGCCGGGCGGCGACGGCGCGAAGCCCCCGTACGAGAAGCCCGAGGAGAAGGCACCGAAGGACCCCGAGGCCTTCTTCACGACCAAGGCATTGCAGCCCAAGTTGCCCAAGGGGGAGACCACTTGGAGGACGCAGGGGTCCTGGCTCACCGACAAGGTGTACGCGAAGTCCTCGGTCGCGGCGATCGTCGGCGTCGACGCCACGTCGGGGAAGGGGCTCTGGCGCCTGCCGAAGCCGGGGCAGTCGTGTGCGGGCTCCCCGAACCTCGGCAAGGGCAACATCGCCGTCGTCGTCACGGGGGCGAAAGTGCACGACGACAGGGGCTTCAAGGACGCGTGCACCGAGGTGACCGCCTTCGACGTGGACACCGGTGACAAGCTCTGGACCAAGTCGATCACCGTCGGCTACGAGAAGAAGAAGACGGAGTTCGACCAGGTCACCATCAGCGGCGACACGGTCGCCGTCGGAGGCCTCTACGGCGGCGCGGCCTTCGACCTGCGCAGCGGCGACGTCCGGTGGGAGCCGAAGCAGGGGGAGGAGTGCCGCGACGTCGGGTACGGGGGCGGCGAGCGGCTCGTGGCGGTCCGCTCCTGCGGTGACTACGGCTCGCAGCGCTTCCAGATACAGCTGCTCGACCCGGCCACGGGAAAGTCGAAGTGGACCCACAAGCTGCCGGCGGGCGTCCGCAGCCCGAACCTGGTCTCCACCAAGCCGGTGGTCGTCGCACTCGACTCCGGAGAGATCACCGCGTCCGGAGCCACGGACGTCTTCCCCCTCGACGAGAAGGGCAACCGGCGTACGAGGATCGCCCTGACGGACGGCAAGTACCTGCACAACTGCGGCAGGGTCCACGTCGCCGAGGACTGCCGGGCCATCGCGGCGGGCAACGGCAAGCTCTACGTCGCCACCGAGAAACGCGAAGGGGCGAAGGAGTTCTCGTCGACGAACGACATCGTGGTCTTCTCCCTGGCCACCGGCAAGACCACGGGGGAGAGGGTGGAGGGGGGCGACAGCTCCCCGATCTTCCCGATCCGCATGGACGGCGGGAACGTGCTCGTGTACAAGAGCGGCTTCAAACCGCAGGTTGTCTCCCTCGACGGCAGGAACCTGAAGAAGGAGACGGTGCTTCTCGCGGGCACCGGGTCGGCCGCGCTCTCGCCCCTGATCTCCGAAATGCGCTTTTACCGCAACAAGCTGTTCGTCAGCTCCGATCTGCTCGGCCAGCCCTCATCGGACAAGAAGGAGATCATGATGTTCGGCTTCGCGGCCAAGTAG